From one Brevibacterium sp. 'Marine' genomic stretch:
- the xseA gene encoding exodeoxyribonuclease VII large subunit: protein MAQRISGTPGTLGESVEPKELAATAAETTAENPWPLSLLSSKMKSYIDRMSSVWIEGQVVELNHRGKASYLTLRDTDVEMSLPVQIWKNVLDRTGAPLTEGSHVVANLKADFWTKTGRLTMRANDIRAVGLGELLARLERLKKQLGAEGLFDPNRKRRLPFLPNRIGLITGRDSDAQKDVIRNVHLRWPAAEFEVRNCAVQGPDAVPGVMKNLAELDADPQIDVIVIARGGGSMEDLLPFSNEALVRAVSAAQTPVVSAIGHEADRPILDEVADMRASTPTDAAKRIVPDVAEEGMNLLRARAELEAAVNRILDREQEMLTAVRSRPVLAEPQTMITAYENELTMIRRRSLQATNGLLIQAQNEIRHLRSQARSLSPLRTLERGYAVVQTDDGQAVRNASEVVSGDTVHVRVAQGRFDAEITEVTPETDDSTTED, encoded by the coding sequence ATGGCGCAAAGAATCTCCGGCACTCCCGGCACGCTCGGCGAATCCGTCGAGCCGAAGGAGCTCGCCGCCACCGCAGCCGAGACCACGGCGGAGAATCCGTGGCCGCTGAGTCTGCTGTCGTCGAAGATGAAGTCCTATATCGACCGCATGTCGAGCGTGTGGATCGAAGGGCAGGTCGTCGAACTCAACCACCGCGGCAAGGCCAGCTACCTGACCCTCCGAGACACCGATGTCGAGATGTCCCTGCCGGTCCAGATCTGGAAGAACGTCCTCGACCGGACCGGGGCGCCGCTGACAGAGGGCAGCCATGTCGTCGCCAACCTCAAAGCCGACTTCTGGACGAAGACCGGTCGCCTGACGATGCGAGCCAACGACATCCGTGCCGTCGGCCTCGGCGAACTCCTCGCCCGCCTCGAACGGCTGAAGAAGCAGCTGGGCGCCGAGGGACTCTTCGATCCCAACCGGAAGCGTCGCCTGCCGTTCCTGCCGAACCGGATCGGGCTGATCACCGGACGGGATTCGGACGCTCAGAAGGACGTCATCCGCAATGTGCACCTGCGCTGGCCGGCCGCCGAATTCGAAGTCCGCAACTGTGCCGTCCAGGGCCCGGATGCTGTACCGGGAGTGATGAAGAACCTCGCCGAACTCGATGCGGATCCGCAGATCGATGTCATCGTCATCGCCCGCGGCGGCGGGAGCATGGAAGACCTCCTGCCGTTCTCCAACGAAGCACTCGTGCGTGCCGTTTCCGCTGCGCAGACACCGGTGGTCTCGGCGATCGGACACGAAGCCGACCGGCCCATCCTCGACGAGGTCGCTGACATGCGGGCGTCAACGCCCACGGATGCCGCAAAGCGGATCGTTCCGGATGTCGCCGAGGAAGGCATGAATCTGCTGCGAGCCCGAGCCGAGCTCGAAGCCGCCGTCAACCGCATCCTCGACCGCGAACAGGAGATGCTCACCGCCGTGCGATCACGGCCGGTGCTCGCCGAGCCGCAGACGATGATCACCGCGTATGAGAACGAACTGACGATGATCCGCCGCCGCAGTCTGCAGGCAACGAACGGACTGCTCATCCAGGCGCAGAACGAGATCCGGCATCTGCGCTCCCAGGCCCGGTCCCTCTCACCCCTGCGGACGTTGGAGCGCGGCTACGCCGTGGTCCAGACCGACGACGGTCAGGCCGTCCGCAATGCCTCTGAGGTCGTCTCCGGTGACACCGTCCACGTCCGCGTCGCTCAGGGCCGTTTCGATGCGGAGATCACCGAAGTCACTCCGGAAACGGATGATTCGACGACCGAGGATTGA
- the glpX gene encoding class II fructose-bisphosphatase codes for MSDSKEPVDVKSHHDRGRVDEETPPVAVTDSWSQKAQVESDAPDRNLALELVRVTEAAAIAAAPWVGRGDKNAADGAAVAAMRNVISTVRMSGTVVIGEGEKDEAPMLFNGEQVGDGGGPHCDVAVDPIDGTRLTALGMPNAISVMAVTEDGAMYDPSAVFYMEKLVTGPDAADAVDLRLPIAENIRRVAKAKGTKDPASVTVMILDRPRHQQMIDEIRAAGARIQLITDGDVAGAIAACRPGTGVDMLMGIGGTPEGIITACAIKALGGVIQGRLWPQDDTEREAAAKAGLDVNQVLNTDDLVTGDNSYFVATGITNGDLLDGVKFQGGHVTTHSLVMRSKSGTVRQVFAEHQAAKTHSYVEAAEEAARRGLV; via the coding sequence ATGAGTGACTCCAAAGAGCCTGTTGACGTGAAATCTCACCATGACCGAGGACGAGTTGACGAGGAGACTCCGCCTGTCGCAGTGACCGACTCATGGTCACAGAAGGCTCAGGTCGAGTCAGATGCTCCCGACCGCAACTTGGCTCTGGAGCTCGTCCGAGTCACCGAGGCCGCAGCCATCGCCGCCGCACCCTGGGTCGGCCGCGGCGACAAGAACGCCGCCGACGGGGCAGCCGTGGCCGCGATGCGCAATGTCATCTCCACCGTCCGCATGTCCGGCACCGTCGTCATCGGCGAAGGCGAGAAGGACGAAGCTCCGATGCTCTTCAACGGCGAACAGGTCGGCGACGGCGGCGGCCCGCACTGCGATGTTGCTGTCGACCCGATCGACGGCACTCGCCTGACCGCGTTGGGCATGCCCAACGCGATCTCGGTCATGGCCGTGACCGAAGACGGTGCGATGTATGACCCCTCCGCCGTGTTCTACATGGAGAAGCTCGTCACCGGCCCGGATGCCGCCGATGCCGTCGATCTGCGTCTGCCGATCGCCGAGAACATCCGCCGCGTCGCCAAGGCGAAGGGAACGAAGGATCCCGCCTCGGTGACGGTGATGATCCTCGACCGCCCCCGCCACCAGCAGATGATCGATGAGATCCGCGCCGCCGGAGCTCGCATCCAGCTCATCACCGATGGCGACGTCGCCGGAGCCATCGCCGCCTGCCGTCCCGGTACGGGCGTCGACATGCTCATGGGCATCGGCGGGACCCCGGAAGGCATCATCACCGCCTGCGCCATCAAGGCTCTCGGCGGAGTCATCCAGGGCCGTCTGTGGCCGCAGGACGACACGGAGCGCGAGGCCGCCGCCAAGGCCGGTCTCGATGTCAATCAGGTGCTCAACACCGACGACCTCGTCACCGGTGACAACAGCTACTTCGTCGCCACGGGCATCACCAACGGCGACCTGCTCGACGGAGTGAAGTTCCAAGGCGGACACGTCACCACGCACTCGTTGGTGATGCGATCGAAGTCGGGGACCGTCCGTCAGGTCTTCGCCGAGCACCAGGCCGCGAAGACCCACTCCTACGTGGAGGCCGCAGAAGAAGCCGCACGCCGCGGCCTGGTCTGA
- a CDS encoding DUF4245 domain-containing protein: MADESGVMLPGSREEMRFLRKNSNWVNMVIAILACLAVAVGILFLAPQPEVDSERVVDYQGIAEQSQGNAEFDLIVPQIPRGWTSNEASLDRVGDSEYTSWYMSFIGPDDQWVSIEQAEASENWAKRKTDESVAAEKVTVGGADFQIYRTAEAKEYWVTHKGDMYVVLSATAAPDTVNTFADQVAAELK, encoded by the coding sequence ATGGCTGACGAGTCCGGAGTGATGCTGCCGGGGTCCCGGGAAGAGATGCGCTTCCTGCGCAAGAACTCGAACTGGGTCAATATGGTCATCGCGATCCTCGCCTGCCTGGCGGTCGCCGTCGGGATCCTGTTCCTCGCCCCGCAGCCCGAAGTCGACTCCGAGCGCGTCGTCGACTACCAGGGAATCGCCGAGCAGTCCCAGGGCAATGCCGAGTTCGACCTCATCGTTCCGCAGATCCCGCGCGGATGGACCTCGAATGAAGCCAGCCTCGATCGTGTGGGCGACTCCGAGTACACCTCGTGGTACATGTCGTTCATCGGTCCCGACGACCAATGGGTGAGCATCGAACAGGCCGAAGCGAGTGAGAACTGGGCGAAGCGGAAGACCGATGAGTCCGTCGCTGCTGAGAAGGTGACTGTCGGCGGTGCCGACTTCCAGATCTATCGGACCGCAGAGGCGAAGGAATACTGGGTCACGCACAAGGGCGATATGTATGTCGTCCTGAGCGCCACTGCCGCACCGGACACCGTCAACACCTTCGCTGACCAGGTGGCCGCCGAACTGAAGTGA
- the ychF gene encoding redox-regulated ATPase YchF, translating into MALTIGIVGLPNVGKSTMFNALTKNQVLAANYPFATIEPNVGVVPLPDARLSRLAEIFSSERILNATVDFVDIAGIVRGASEGEGLGNQFLANIREADAICQVIRGFVDDDVVHVDGKISPADDIDTINTELILADLQTLEKARPRIEKEVKGKRAPAEQLTAIDAATEILEGGRTLYQAMQADKFDVSALRELQLMTVKPFLYVFNVDDEVLADEDRKNEMRALVAPVEAIFLDAKFESELAELDAEEAREMLESTGQDEAGLDQLARVGFDTLGLQTYLTAGPKESRAWTIPKGATAPEAAGVIHTDFQKGFIKAEIVSFDDLDANGSMAAAKSAGKVRMEGKDYVMVDGDVVEFRFNV; encoded by the coding sequence GTGGCTTTGACTATCGGAATCGTGGGACTGCCCAATGTCGGCAAGTCGACCATGTTTAACGCACTGACCAAGAACCAAGTTCTCGCGGCGAACTACCCGTTTGCGACGATCGAACCGAACGTGGGCGTGGTCCCTCTGCCGGACGCCCGGCTGAGCAGGTTGGCGGAGATCTTCTCCTCCGAACGCATCCTCAATGCCACCGTCGACTTCGTCGACATCGCCGGAATCGTGCGTGGTGCCTCTGAGGGCGAGGGCCTGGGCAACCAATTCCTCGCCAACATCCGTGAAGCCGATGCCATCTGCCAGGTGATCCGCGGATTCGTCGACGACGATGTCGTCCACGTCGACGGCAAGATCAGCCCGGCCGATGACATCGATACGATCAACACCGAGCTCATCCTCGCTGACCTCCAGACATTGGAGAAGGCACGGCCCAGGATCGAGAAGGAGGTCAAGGGCAAGCGCGCTCCTGCTGAGCAGCTGACCGCGATCGACGCCGCCACCGAGATCCTCGAAGGCGGGCGGACGCTCTACCAGGCGATGCAGGCCGACAAGTTCGATGTCAGCGCTCTGCGTGAGCTGCAGCTGATGACGGTCAAGCCCTTCCTCTACGTGTTCAACGTCGACGACGAGGTGCTCGCCGATGAGGACAGGAAGAACGAGATGCGGGCCCTCGTGGCTCCCGTCGAGGCGATCTTCCTCGACGCGAAGTTCGAATCCGAACTCGCCGAGCTCGACGCAGAAGAGGCTCGGGAGATGCTCGAGTCGACCGGCCAGGATGAAGCGGGGCTCGATCAGCTCGCCCGCGTCGGCTTCGACACCCTCGGTCTGCAGACCTACCTGACTGCCGGGCCCAAGGAATCCCGTGCGTGGACGATTCCGAAGGGTGCCACCGCCCCCGAGGCGGCCGGCGTCATCCATACCGACTTCCAGAAGGGCTTCATCAAGGCCGAGATCGTGTCTTTCGATGATCTCGATGCGAACGGTTCGATGGCTGCCGCGAAGTCCGCCGGCAAGGTGCGGATGGAAGGCAAGGACTACGTCATGGTCGACGGCGATGTCGTGGAGTTCCGGTTTAACGTCTAG
- a CDS encoding HigA family addiction module antitoxin: MSNSSTTTEADLIEPIHPGEILMEDFIEGFEITQNKLAVSIGVPPRRINEIVHGKRGITADTAIRLARFFGTSEEFWMNLQSHYELRIERRVLRDQIATITPLEVA, translated from the coding sequence ATGTCGAACTCGTCGACTACCACTGAGGCCGACCTGATCGAGCCGATCCATCCGGGAGAGATCCTGATGGAGGACTTCATCGAGGGCTTCGAGATCACGCAGAACAAGCTGGCCGTGTCCATCGGGGTGCCGCCGCGGCGCATCAACGAGATCGTGCACGGCAAGCGGGGGATCACCGCTGACACGGCGATCCGTCTGGCTCGCTTCTTCGGGACGTCCGAGGAATTCTGGATGAACCTGCAGTCTCACTACGAACTGCGGATCGAGCGGCGAGTGCTACGCGACCAGATCGCGACGATCACGCCTCTCGAGGTCGCGTGA
- a CDS encoding exodeoxyribonuclease VII small subunit → MTEPTIQEDQPDISTLSYEQAREELVMTVKRLETGNLPLEESLRLWERGEALADRCQAWLDGARERLDKAREETSDDAE, encoded by the coding sequence ATGACCGAACCGACGATTCAAGAAGATCAGCCCGATATCAGCACGCTCAGCTACGAGCAGGCACGCGAGGAACTCGTCATGACCGTCAAGCGCCTGGAGACCGGCAATCTGCCGCTCGAAGAGTCGCTGCGGCTGTGGGAACGCGGCGAAGCACTGGCCGACCGCTGCCAGGCATGGCTCGATGGAGCGCGGGAACGCCTCGACAAGGCCCGTGAGGAGACATCGGACGACGCCGAGTAG
- a CDS encoding type II toxin-antitoxin system RelE/ParE family toxin — protein sequence MIRSFGSKDTERIWHEHYVKRVDRTLQRATLRKLELIHAAKDVEDLRVPPGSRLERLVGDCRGQHRICVNAQWRLCFVWREGGADDVELVDYH from the coding sequence GTGATCAGATCGTTCGGGAGCAAGGACACCGAGCGCATCTGGCATGAGCACTACGTCAAGCGCGTTGATCGCACCCTGCAGCGGGCAACGCTGCGGAAGCTCGAGTTGATTCATGCGGCGAAGGATGTCGAGGACCTTCGGGTCCCGCCGGGGAGCCGTCTGGAGCGGCTCGTCGGCGACTGTCGTGGACAGCACAGAATTTGCGTGAACGCGCAATGGCGTCTCTGCTTCGTCTGGAGAGAAGGAGGCGCGGACGATGTCGAACTCGTCGACTACCACTGA
- a CDS encoding DNA recombination protein RmuC produces MNAFPAAAVIIAVIVAIVFAAALGFLLGRSLTRSRYLERLTRAETTSHILSQRTEDLEADAQMAGEITAAIGPLAASVKNLQENLHAQDRTQIEQITRLNSQIGHLSQQNLRLQESTGSLANALNSTTHRGDWGEVQLKRIVEYAGLLPHVDFDTQVSAERDGKRHRPDMVVHLPGGGTIVIDAKTPLSARMNEDSAEAPDSGTDSHDHARALLRHVDALASKEYWKAFEASPDFVVCFVPTDGLLSAAAASYPKMIDHALGKNVVLASPATLLVLLKTVALNWRQADMSSSAAEVLRLGTELYERIGTLVTHVSRMGASLDRSVEDYNRFVSSLESRFLVTARKFPSTGIVADELDAVAELDTRTRGISAEELSRPRAMDFDDRGPTHLRDRQTGTN; encoded by the coding sequence ATGAATGCTTTCCCCGCTGCCGCAGTCATCATCGCCGTCATCGTGGCGATCGTCTTCGCCGCCGCGCTCGGATTCCTCCTCGGGCGCAGTCTCACACGGTCTCGCTATCTCGAGAGACTCACCCGCGCAGAAACCACGTCACACATCCTGTCCCAACGCACGGAAGACCTCGAGGCCGATGCGCAGATGGCCGGTGAGATCACCGCGGCCATCGGACCCTTGGCGGCAAGCGTGAAGAACCTGCAGGAGAATCTGCACGCCCAGGACCGCACACAGATCGAACAGATCACCCGACTGAATTCCCAGATCGGGCACCTCAGCCAACAGAACCTCCGCCTCCAGGAATCCACCGGGTCACTGGCCAACGCGTTGAACTCAACCACGCACCGCGGAGACTGGGGCGAGGTCCAACTCAAACGCATCGTCGAATACGCCGGCCTCCTCCCCCACGTCGACTTCGACACCCAGGTCAGCGCCGAACGCGATGGCAAGCGCCACCGACCCGATATGGTCGTCCACCTGCCCGGCGGCGGCACGATCGTCATCGATGCGAAGACCCCGCTGTCGGCACGAATGAACGAGGACTCCGCCGAGGCGCCCGACTCTGGCACAGACAGTCACGATCATGCCCGCGCGCTGCTGCGCCATGTCGATGCTCTGGCATCGAAAGAATATTGGAAGGCATTCGAGGCCTCCCCCGACTTCGTCGTCTGCTTCGTGCCCACCGACGGCCTGCTCTCCGCGGCCGCGGCAAGCTACCCGAAGATGATCGATCATGCACTGGGCAAGAACGTCGTCCTCGCCTCACCGGCGACTCTGCTGGTGCTGTTGAAGACCGTGGCGCTCAACTGGCGGCAGGCGGACATGTCCTCTTCGGCTGCCGAGGTGCTGCGGCTGGGCACGGAACTCTACGAACGCATCGGCACTCTGGTGACCCATGTGTCACGGATGGGAGCCAGCCTGGACCGGTCGGTCGAGGACTACAACCGGTTCGTCTCGTCCTTGGAGTCCCGGTTCCTCGTCACCGCCAGAAAGTTCCCGTCGACCGGGATCGTCGCCGACGAACTCGATGCCGTGGCCGAACTCGATACTCGCACTCGGGGCATCAGCGCCGAGGAACTCAGTCGTCCGCGGGCCATGGACTTCGACGATCGCGGTCCGACTCATCTGCGTGATCGTCAGACGGGGACGAACTGA
- a CDS encoding 4-hydroxy-3-methylbut-2-enyl diphosphate reductase: MSVVSVPAPTIPRRRLAPSEIRTPVNADKRVLLAAPRGYCAGVDRAVIAVERALEHYGAPIYVRKEIVHNRHVVETLSERGAVFVDDTAEVPEGARVVFSAHGVSPAVHTEAAGRGLSTIDATCPLVTKVHKEAIRFARDGFRILLVGHAGHEEVEGTMGEAPDHITVVQSPEEARTIEAPDAEKLVWISQTTLSVDETMETVEILRERFPHLQNPPSDDICYATQNRQVAVKKIGPDADLVIVVGSANSSNSVRLVEVALEHGAKTAHRVDFAREIDETWFHDVATVGVTSGASVPENLVQDVLQLLADYGFDTVEEVVTAEEDLIFSLPKELRKLG, encoded by the coding sequence GTGAGTGTCGTTTCAGTACCTGCCCCGACCATTCCGCGCCGGCGTCTGGCTCCTAGCGAGATCCGCACTCCGGTCAATGCTGACAAGAGAGTGCTGCTGGCTGCGCCGCGCGGCTATTGTGCCGGCGTCGATCGGGCTGTCATCGCTGTCGAACGCGCCCTCGAGCATTACGGCGCACCGATTTACGTCCGCAAGGAGATCGTGCACAACCGCCACGTCGTCGAGACCCTGTCCGAACGCGGGGCCGTCTTCGTCGATGACACCGCGGAGGTCCCGGAAGGTGCTCGGGTCGTGTTCTCCGCCCACGGAGTCTCACCGGCCGTGCACACCGAGGCTGCTGGGCGCGGGCTGTCGACGATCGACGCGACCTGTCCGCTGGTGACGAAGGTTCACAAAGAAGCCATCCGATTCGCTCGGGACGGCTTCCGCATCCTCCTCGTCGGCCATGCCGGACACGAAGAGGTCGAAGGAACCATGGGGGAGGCACCGGACCACATCACTGTGGTGCAGAGCCCCGAGGAGGCTCGCACCATCGAGGCGCCCGATGCCGAGAAGCTGGTGTGGATCTCCCAGACGACATTGAGCGTGGACGAGACCATGGAGACCGTTGAGATCCTGCGTGAGCGCTTTCCGCACCTGCAGAATCCACCCAGTGATGACATCTGCTACGCCACGCAGAACAGACAGGTTGCAGTGAAGAAGATCGGCCCCGACGCCGATCTGGTCATCGTCGTCGGCTCGGCGAACTCCTCGAATTCCGTCCGCCTCGTCGAGGTCGCCCTCGAACACGGAGCGAAGACGGCTCACCGTGTCGATTTTGCTCGTGAGATCGACGAGACCTGGTTCCACGATGTCGCCACTGTCGGTGTCACCTCTGGGGCGAGCGTTCCCGAGAACCTCGTCCAAGACGTGCTGCAGCTGCTGGCCGACTACGGTTTCGACACGGTCGAAGAAGTCGTCACCGCCGAAGAGGACCTCATCTTCTCGCTGCCGAAGGAACTGCGCAAGCTCGGGTGA